Within Aneurinibacillus sp. REN35, the genomic segment CGAACGAGTTCTTCCGCTACAAGCCACGCGTTCTTTTTCTGCTGATTTGCTACAATACCTATCGCCGTCACAACTAACACCTCGATTAGCTAGGGTGATATTGCCTGTTCCCTTATTATACATGCTTTCCCTTTGCCATGCATAAAAATACAAAAAAAGCAGGACATCCAATGGAGTTCCCGCTTATCTGTATCCATATATCTTCAAAAGGTTGTGTGCGCCTCGCTAACAATGTGAACAATGTCTGCTTCATGATCCACCGGCTCCTGCGCTCCTGCCTCTCTGCTCCATTCAAGGTGCAGCAGAAACTCGATATTTCCTTCCCCGCCGGTAATCGGTGAAAAGGACATCCCGCGCATCCGAAAGCCCAACGTCTCACTAAATCCAATCATTCTGCGCAATACTTCTTCATGTACGCGCGGCTCCCGTACAACTCCATGCTTGCCCACCTGCTCCCGTCCGGCTTCAAACTGCGGTTTTACGAGCGCAAGCACGCTCGCACCGTCCGCTAAAAAATTGGTTAAGACGGGGAGTATCAGACGCAGCGAAATAAACGAAACATCAATAGTCGCAAAGCGCACACGCTCGCCTTCCCATTCCTCTGCTTTCAAATGGCGGAAGTTCGTTCGTTCCATCACAATAACCCGTTCATCCTGACGCAGCGACCAATCCAATTGACCATATCCTACATCAATGGCATACACCAATCTCGCCCCATGCTGCAGCGCACAATCCGTAAATCCGCCGGTGGACGCACCGATATCCATCACGACCGCATCCGTAAGATCAATCGCAAATTCTCGAATCGCCTTTTCAAGCTTCAAACCACCACGGCTTACATACGGATGGACCTGCCCTTTTACCGTGATAGGCTTGTCTGTCTCTACCTTCATCCCGGCTTTATCGCAGCGTTCCTGTCCCACGAAGACAAGGCCTGCCATAACGGCAGCCCTCGCTTTTTCCCGGCTTGGAAAATATCCTTCCTGTACCAGGCGCACATCAATTCTCTCTTTTTTACTCATCGTCTACGCTCGCTGCCTCCTTGCCGGCCACAGGGAACGGACTTTCTCAGCCACATGTTCAGGTGTTAAGCCAACTTCTGCCCGCTGCTCTTTTACACTTCCATGCTCTATATAATAATCGGGAATTCCCATCAGTTCGACTACCGTATTGTGGTAACCTGCCTGCGCATAGCACTCAAGCACCGCACTGCCAAAGCCGCCCTGCACACAGCCTTCTTCAAGCGTAATGATCGTATAGCCTTCGCTCGCCAACGAGAAGAGCAGCTCTTCATCAAGCGGTTTAGCAAAACGTGCATTCACTACCATCGGATTAATTCCTTCTGCTGCCAGCACATCGGCCGCTTTCTGCGCCGTCGGAACCATATTACCAAAGGCAAGCACAGCTACATGCGCGCCCGGACACAGGATTTCCGCCTTGCCGATAGGAAGAACACTGAGTTCAGTGTCCATCTCTACACCTTCGCCATTACCGCGCGGATAACGTACCGCAATCGGTCCATCCTCATAGTGAAGGGCTGTATACATCATATGCTGCAGTTCATTTTCATCCTTTGGCATCATGATCGTCATATTCGGCAAACTGCGCATATAAGCGATATCAAATACCCCTTGATGCGTTTCACCATCAGCACCAACTAATCCGGCACGGTCAATCGCAAACGTTACATTCAAGTTCTGGCGGCATACATCGTGCACAAGCTGATCATAACCGCGCTGCAAAAATGTGGAGTATACGGCAAACACCGGTTTTAGACCTTGTGTCGCAATACCGGCTGCCATTGTTGTGGCATGCTGTTCGGCAATCCCCACATCGAAGAAACGCTCCGGATATTTTTTCGCAAACGAAGATAGCCCCGTGCCGCCTGGCATTGCCGCTGTAATCGCCACAATACGCGGATCGGTTTGAGCCAGCCTGTCCAGCGTTCGTGCAAAAATGCTCGTATAGCTTGGCGGACCTTCCGTTTTTACTACTTCGCCATTCTCAATCTTATACGTACCAACCCCATGGAATACATCCGAATCATTTTCAGCCGGGCGGTAGCCTTTTCCTTTTTTTGTAATCACATGAACAAGTACTGGACCTTTCGTATGAGCTGCCTGTCGCAGCGTCTCCATAAGCATCGGCAAATCATGTCCATCTACCGGTCCCAAATACGTAAAGCCCAACTCTTCGAACAATATTCCTGATACCATTAAATATTTTAGCCCGTCTTTGAGACGTTCTGCCAGCTTGGCCATTGTTCCGCCAACTGCCGGTACTTTTTTCAGTAAATATTCTACTTCTTCCTTCACCCGTTTATATCCATCGTTTGTACGCAGCTTGCCCAGATAGCTATGCAGAGCACCAACATTCGGAGCAATTGACATCTCATTATCATTCAAGATCACTGTCACATCACGCTTCTCATGCCCCATATGGTTCATTGCCTCAAGCGCCATCCCGCCTGTCAGCGCGCCGTCACCAATAACTGCGACAACCTTGCTCTTCTCTCGCTTCAAATCGCGCGCGATCGCCATCCCCATCGCCGCAGAAAGAGACGTACTGCTGTGGCCCGTCTCCCACACATCGTGTTCGCTTTCGCTGCATTTCGGGTAGCCGCATAGCCCTTTATACTGGCGCAGCGTATGGAAACGATCCATACGTCCGGTCAGCATCTTATGTACATATGCTTGATGTCCGACATCCCATACGAATTTATCTTTTGGGCTGTCAAAAACATAATGCAGCGCCAATGTCAGTTCTACCACACCAAGATTAGGCGCCAGATGCCCACCTGTCACAGATAGGTTCTTAATAAGAAATTCACGGATCTCTTCCGCTAATGTATTCAATTGCGATGGATGTAATTTTTTCAGGTCTTGAGGGGAGTTAATACCAGATAACAAAGAAAACTCCTCACTTTCAACGTTTCGTTCTATTTTTTCATAAATGGCATTACATATCATACCCGTTTTGTTATGAGTAAATCAACAACATGGTATCACAAACACAGCATAAACACCACTGATCAAAGAGCCAGCGATAAGATACTATGTTATCAGCTATACGAGAAAACAACAAAAAAGTAACAAAAATACCTCTCCTTTTCATACGCCATAGCTGTCGGCTGTGCATGAAAGAGAAGAGGTATGTAATATCTATTAATAATCCCGCTCAATCACAAAGGAAGCAAGCGCACGCAGTATTCGATCATCTGCCAATCGAGCTTCTAAGAGCGCCTGGTTGGCTTCATCCACCAAACGAGTCAGCATCTGACGGGAAGCCTCCATACCAATCAAAACCGGGTATGTCGATTTATGGCTCTTCTCGTCACTGCCTACAGGCTTGCCTATTTTATCTTGGTCTCCTATAACATCCAAAATATCATCTTGAATTTGAAATGCAAGGCCGATATTTGTCGCATAGCGCGTAAGAAGGTTTAGCTGCTGCTCAGTTGCACCCGCAAGAATAGCACCCGCACGTACACAGAATATAAGTAAGTCGGCAGTCTTGTGCTGGTGGATATACTGAAGTTGCTCCAATGTAAGCTGAACGTTCTCTCCTTCCATATCCGCACACTGACCGCCCACCATTCCTCGTGCTCCCGCATAGGAAGCGAGCTCACGCACAACTTGTACTACGCGAGAAGCGGGAATGTCTGCGGCTTCTGCCTCACAAACAATCTCAAACGCATACGTCAGCAGCGCATCGCCGGCAAGAATCGCTATCGCTTCCCCGTATACTTTATGATTTGTCGGCTTGCCACGGCGAAAATCATCATTATCCATTGCAGGAAGATCATCATGGATAAGTGAATACGTATGAATCATTTCTACAGCACAGCCTACAGAAATCCCGGATTCAATTGGCTTGCCCATCGCTTCAAGCGTTGCAAGTACAAACACAGGACGAAGGCGTTTGCCCCCGGCAAGCAACGAGTAGGCCATCGCCTCGCGCAGCGTTTCTGGAATATCTGTCTGATCTACATATGCAGCTAGGCGTTCTGCAATGACTTCCGCTCTTGTATGAATATATTCTTTTATCTGCATATCACTCACTCGCCGTCTTCCTCCAATTGAAACGCAATGCGGGTTTGTTCGCCCTCCTGCTCAAGCAGCATCTCAATCTTCTGTTCAACATCAGTCAATTTGCGGCTGCATAGCTTAGATAGCTCCATTCCATTCTGAAACAACTCAATCGCCTTCTCCAACGGTACATCGCCCGCTTCTAGCTGCCCTACAACATCTTCTAGCTGCTTCATCGCTTCTTCAAATGGTATTTCTGCCTTTTTCTTACTCATTAGTCTCCCCCTTTTGCGTCTCCTCTATCCGGCATACCAACGTACCATCCGCCAACCGAACAGACACTTGCTCGCCTTCTGCGGCCTGCTCTACTGTTGTCACCAACTTTTCGCCTTCTGACGTTTCCTTGAAAACGAGAGAATAGCCGCGCCGCATGACTTTTAGCGGACTAAGCGCATCCAACTTGTCTATATAACGATCAAGGCGACCGCTCTTCTCTCGAAGAAGAGCCCCCATTGAGCGCTGAAGACGCTGTTTACGATCATCTACGCGATCATTGGCACGTTGTACGGCGATGGACGGGTTGTGCTGTAGTAAATGTCGGTGCATCTCTCTCCATTGAGCCTGTTTCTGTATATGATAGTGTTCTCCTGCCCGCATAAGACGCTGTGTAAGCCGATCAAGTTCTTGCTCGTACTGCATAATATGGCGTTCCGGCTGACGCAGCACATAAGAACGCTGCATCCTCTCCAATCTCTCGCGCAGCCTGCGCACTTGATGGCGAAGCGAAGTAGACAAGCGGCCATTCAGCGCATCAATATGCCGTCCGATCTCTAGCATATGCGGAACCGCGATCTCTGCCGCCGCTGTAGGAGTAGCAGCACGAACATCGGCGACAAAGTCAGCAATTGTAAAGTCTGTCTCATGTCCCACAGCCGAAATTATCGGGATGCGTGAATGATACATGCTCCGCGCAACCGTCTCTTCGTTAAATGCCCACAGCTCTTCGATGGAGCCACCACCCCGTCCGACAATCAAGACATCTATATCCGAGAGCTCGTTCATTCGCTTAATGGCATCACAAATGGATGGCGCAGCATGCTCTCCCTGAACCGATACAGGATGGAGCAGAATATCAGCGGCCGGGTACCTGCGGCGAATGGTTGTAATAATATCTCGAACGGCTGCTCCGGTCGGTGAGGTAATCACACCAATACGGGAGGGATACGAAGGAATAGGCTTTTTCCACTGTTCAGCAAATAACCCTTCTTCTTCAAGCTTTGCTTTTAATTGTTCAAAAGCCATATACAGACTGCCGATTCCATCGGGCTGCATCTCTTTGGCATACAGTTGGTATTGTCCATCCCGCTCATACACAGAAACAGAACCTCGGATAAGCACCCGGGTTCCGTTTTTGGGAATAAATTTGAGGTACCGGTTATACCCGGCAAACATCACGCCTTTGATTTTGGATTCTTCATCCTTGACCGTAAAATACATATGCCCGCGCGAATGGTGCACAAAGTTAGACAACTCTCCTCGTACCCACACATCCTGCAGTACTTCGTCAAAATCGAACGCATCCTTAATGTAGCGCGTAAGGTGTTTTACTGAAAAAACTTGCCGGGTATCCTGCACAGCTCTCTTCCTTCCCTCGCTCTATTGCTTTTGTGCGACGCGCGCTGCCTTTTTCGCCGCCTCTACTGTATTCTTCATCAGCATCGTAATCGTCATGGGTCCTACACCGCGCGGCACAGGTGTCAGATAACTCGCTACTTCTTTAACAGAATCAAAGTGAACGTCGCCAACGAGCTTGCCTGCCGCATTGCGGTTAACTCCGACATCAATTACAACGGCACCGATCTTCACATGTTCAGCACCAATCATCTCTGCACGGCCTACAGCTACAACAAGAATATCTGCCTGGCGCGTGATAGATGGGAGATCTTGTGTCCGGGAATGAGCGATCGTGACCGTCGCATTTTCCTGTAATAATAACATAGCCACCGGCTTTCCTACAATATTGCTGCGCCCGATAACAACCGCATGCTTGCCTGCAATATCCTGGCCGGAACGCTTAATTAATTCAATAATGCCATGTGGTGTGCATGGAAGATAGCATTCGTTCCCGATCAGCATGTTGCCTACGTTAATCGGTGTAAAACCGTCTACGTCTTTCTCAGGACTGATCGCATCAATTACCGCCGTCTCAGAAATATGCTTCGGCAGCGGAAGCTGTACAAGAATGCCATGAATGTTCGGGTTCTGATTGTACCCTTCCACTAGTTGGAGCAATTCTTCCTGTGAAATCGAAGCGTCATGACGTACTACTTCAGAATAGATGCCGATCTCCTGACACGCTTTTTCTTTTCCTTTGACATAGGAATGAGAAGCAGGATCATCACCAATCAGGATGACAGCAAGCCCTGGATGAATTCCCTGCTCCTTTAACTGAACAACCTCTTCTTTTAACGCTGCGCGAATTTCTTCTGCTACTTCAGTACCCACGATAATATGTGCTGACATACATATCCTCCGTTCAAATGGAAATGTTGAGAAAGTTCAAGCTCTCCTCTTCCCTTTCAGTGTAGCGAATCAAACGGAAGAATGCAAAGACAAATTACGAAATATATTTCAATTTATAGCGTTTAATGTTCGTTTTTTAACCAATGTTATGCTGTAATAAACCAATACGCGCCACACCAAATGCATTATCTCCGGCATAAGCCGGATCGGCAAAATACAAACGAGCGCCTACTGCACGATGAGTCAACCGCTTCATAAGTCGATTCTTAATATATGAATTGGCTGAGACGCCGCCAACAATTAGGATATCTTTTGCATACCCGTTCTCAACAGCCGTGCGCAGTACCTTCTCCAGCGTCGCTGCCACACATTTCTCCGCTGCCCGGGCAATCTGTGCCGCAGGAACCTTCTGTTCCACGGCGCGCAGCAAAGCTGCTTCGGGTCCAGAAAAGCTGAATGTATATGCAAAGACCGATGATGGAACAGAGAAATCAGCATCATCGGCTCCTTTTGCCAACTCTTCGAGATACGGCCCGGCTGGAAACGGAAGACCCAGCGCCACACCAACGCGGTCAATAAGCTGCCCTGCATGTAAATCTTGCGTGCCACCAATGCACTCAATTGCATACCCACCGTTTTGCTTTGTGCAGTCTAGCAATTCACTCGTACCACCGGATAGATGCACGGCAAGAAACCGACCTGCACTAAGCGGAGCCGGCAATGTATATTCACCCGCAGCAATATGACCTTCCTGATGAGACGTGTAATAAAGTGGCACATCAAAGAAATAAGCCATCATCTCCGCTGCCATCTGTCCTGCTAAAAACACCGGCATATAGCTGCCTGCCGCAGGACGCGGTGTACGACTCACCGCAATCGCTATGATGCGGTGTTCCCCTTTTGCCATGTTTCGAGCCAGCTCCGGAAGACGCTTTACATGTTGAAATAACGCTTCCGATTGCTTAAGCCCTCGCTCCCCTTCCTTAACAGTCAAAAGCTGCTTGGCTTCAGCAATGATCTGCCCGGATGTATCAACGAGGCAAAGCGATGTCCGATAATTGCTCGTGTCGATACCAAGTACCGCATTCATGGGTTATACCCCTTGCTGATCGTTTTTTTGCAGGTCTTTTACCAGGCTTGATAGCACACCGTTGATGAATTTCGGCGAGTCATCCGTTCCATACATTTTAGCCAGTTCAACCGCTTCGTTCAGCGTTACCTTTATCGGAATGTCCTTACGATACATCATCTCATAACCAGCCAGACGTAAAATAGCACGGTCCACATTCGCTAAGCGTCCCATTGTCCAACCACGTAAATATTGGCTTACGGCTTGGTCAATTTCAGACTGATGAGCTGCCGTTCCTTCCACCAACTCAGTCAAGAACTCGAGGTTTCTCTCCTCATTTACCTGCTCATCCTCTTCTTCAAGCATGTTAGCAAGCACTTCCTTTGGCTCGGCCTGCGTCATATCAATAGAAAATAATACTTGTACCGCTTTCTCGCGGGATTGATGTCGGTTCATTCGTTACCACCTTTATCGTTGTCCATATTTACTAGTTTTGCCTGCGCAAAAAGTAACCATTCCTTGAGTTTATCAAAACCTTACTTCCTTGGAAATACTTTGACGGTACCATTTTACTGCAAAAAGCGCCAAATCCCTAATCATGAGATTTGACGCTTTCATAGTATGCTACATCCATAACACTTCTAGCGTTTGGTAAACTTTCCAGGAAGAATCCGATCAAGCACTTCTCCTACATCTTCTTCGTTGTCGAATTTACGACCAATATAAAAACCGGTCGCTACGAACACCGCAAACACAATCGTTTTGAGAAAGCCTACCCACAGAAAGAGCAGACCGAAGATAAAGCCTGCCGCAAGACCAAATGCTTTGCCCCGGTTCTCTAAAATCAATTGCCAGAACATGTGCATCCCTCTATTCTACCCGCCGGACACGTGCGCCGCCTCCGGGCTGAGCCACTTCAGACACAAGCACCGTCACCTCGGCAATCGAAAGTCCTGCAATCGTCTCGACGCGTTCTTTGATTACTTGCTGCACTTGCTCTACAAGGCCGGGAATCGGCGTCTCTCCGTCCACTGTAACTTTCACATGGATTGATGTCTTATTTTCTTCTGCACGGACACGCGCCTTCAGATCCCGTATACCTCGAATACGACGTGCAGCCGTGCAGGCTATACTCTCGATCGTATCAAGCGTAATCCGTACATCCCCGTATTCGGTCTGACTGTGTACAGAAACTCCTGCACGTCCCTTCTCTGCGCGAACGCGCATTCCGGTAAACAAAAACTTCAAACTGATAAGAAAGAAAATAGCGGCACAAGCGAAATACATAAGACCCACCTGAGACGATGTGTATATCTCTTCGATTGCGTTTGTGATGTAGGTCGACGAGATCAAATTCAGGCTCGTTGCCATAACAAATAACGAGATGACTACCAATGCTAGACTGTATAACGTAAGAATAAAACGATCAAATAAATTCACAGACGCCCTCCTACCAGCGAAACGAAAGACGGCTTCGCTTTACCGAACTCGGTGAACCTCTTCACTGCTGACGGATACTTTCTTTTCTTTTTCCTGCTTCAGTATCACATCGACGATATGTACATTTACATGTGCAACCGTCAACCCTGTCATGTTCTCAATCGACTCACGCACGTTTTCCTGTACTTTGTACGCTACATCAGGAATCTGCTGCCCATACTCTACTATAATATAAAGATCGATGGTTGCTTCCTTATCCTTAATGTCCACCCGTACACCGCGGCTGTTCTTGCGTCCGAGACGCTCTACAAAATCACTTACAATCCCGCTGCTCAATTCGATAACGCCCGTTACTTCAGAACTCGCCATATGGGCGATCACTTCAATAACCTCAGGAGCAATTTCGATTTTTCCTAACTCAAGCTGTGAGAATTCTATTCCATTATCCAATATAAAACACCTCCTCCAAAGTGCGCTTCCTTGCTTATTATAGCAAACGAAAGGAAAAGAATACAATTTGCGCCTTTGAAGAAGGTGTCGGTTTTAGCAATTATTCTTCAATTTTCAAGTCATACGTCTCTAAAAACTTCGTATTAAATGTTCCTTCTACGAATACTTCATGATCGAGCAGCTTCAGATGGAACGGAACGGTCGTATGCACACCTTCAATAACCATCTCAGAGAGCGCACGCTTCATGCGCTGAATCGCTTCTGTGCGGTCTTTACCCCAGACGATGAGCTTCGCCACCATCGAGTCATAGAACGGCGAAATCTGGTAGCCCTGGTACACAGCGCTATCCACACGTACGCCAAATCCGCCCGGCGGCAGATAGAACTGAATGGTACCTGGAGACGGCATGAATTTCTTAGCCGGATTCTCCGCATTGATGCGGCACTCAATGGCCCACCCGTCAATCTCTACATCTTCCTGCTTAAAGGACAGCGGATAATCTGCCGCTACCATAATTTGTTCTTTAATTAAATCGATTCCTGTAATAAGTTCGGTTACCGGATGCTCTACCTGAATGCGGGTATTCATTTCCATAAAGTAGAAGCGTCCGTCTTTATCAAGCAGGAATTCCACTGTACCCGCTCCATGGTAGTTTACAGCTTTGGCTGCTGCTACCGCTGCGCTTCCCATCTGCTGTCGCGTATCTTCATCAAGCGCAGGCGATGGAGCTTCTTCTACAAGCTTCTGATGGCGACGCTGAATGGAGCAATCGCGCTCGCCTAAGTGACATACATTACCATGCTTATCGGCAATGATTTGGATTTCGATATGACGGGTATCTTCAAGATATTTCTCAAGATATACGCCTGGATTGCCAAATGCATTCTTCGCTTCCTGCTGTGCCTGACGCACAGAGGAAACCAGTTCTTCTTGAGAACGCGCAACGCGCATACCTTTTCCACCGCCGCCCGCTGTTGCTTTAATAATAACAGGGTAGCCTGCGTCTTCAGCAATGCGAATCGCTTCATCAATGTCTTCAATCAGACCTTCTGTACCAGGAACAATCGGGACACCCGCGTTTTTCATTGTTTCGCGCGCGACATTCTTATCCCCCATCTTTATGATGGCCTGCGGTTCAGGTCCGATAAATGTAATATTGCAAGCGGAGCAAATTTCTGCAAAATCTGCGTTCTCCGCCAAAAATCCGTATCCTGGATGGATGGCATCTACTCCTGCCTTAGTGGCCACACTCATCAAGTTCGTCATATTCAAGTAGCTGTCTTTGGATGCAGTCGGCCCAATGCAGTATGCTTCATCGGCCAGACGTACATGCAATGCATCTTTATCCGCTACGGAATAGACGGCAACAGTCTGGATGCCTAGCTCATGGCAAGCGCGGATGACACGGACGGCAATCTCTCCACGGTTTGCAATCAGTACCTTTTTAAACATAGAATCCTCCCTACTCCGCCTTCACAAGGAAGAGAGGTTGTCCGTACTCTACTAGCTGTCCGTCTTCAACTAGTACTTTTACAATCTCGCCGGTTACTTCAGCTTCGATCTCGTTAAACAGCTTCATCGCCTCGACAATACATACGACAGTATCTCCTTTGATTTTGTCGCCTGCCTGTACGAATGGAGCAGCTCCCGGTTCAGCTGACTTGTAGAATGTACCAACCATTGGAGAGGTAATCTTGTGCAGTCCTGCTTCATCCACTGCTTCAGCAGCTACCGGTTCGGCTTTTGGTGCTGCCTGCGGTGCCGGTTCGGCTTTTGGCGCTGCCTGCGGTGCTGCTTGTTGTACCACAGGTGCTGGTGCCGCCTGAGGAACTTGTACTGTCTCTACAACCGGTTGGGAAACGTTTACAACATTTCCTTTTTTGATGCTAACTTTTGTACCGTCTTCCTCAATCTTAAACTCGGTAATAGCTGATTGGTCTACAAGCTTGATGATCTCTCTGATTTCATGGATTTTTAACATGCTTCGTCCACTCCTAACTTATTTATGGTCTATGTAGTAAAGCATCATCATGTATTATAACACAAAGTAAGCTGTTTAGTACTAGTCATGTACTGAATTATTTATGAATTCGAACACCATTTTATAATATATACAGCAAAAAAAGAAGAGGAACGGAGCCCCCGCCCCTCCCTCTTTCCTCACATTGTTTACGGTTTGTAGCTGACTACGATATTATTTCCCGGCACCTTCATATGCTGCTTCACAAGCCCAATAATTTCTACCACTTTATCTCGCTTTAAAGCTTCTGCCTGAACGACTACGCGCACCACGTCATCCTTGGCAATAACCACAACATCTTTATAATTGCCAAGTGATTTTACAAGCTCTTCTACCTGAGTTTGGTTGTCCTTTAGTGCGGCCAATTCCTCATATTTCTTCTTCGCTTCTGCAATGGCCGCAGGCTTCGCTTCGCTGTTGGTCATCACTTCCATAAAGCGGCCCATCTCTTGTTCTTGCTGGGCATCCCGCTGCATCTTATATCCGATGAAGTAATCATCAGATGGAGTCGTTACCGGCACACCTTCCGGCTGCTGTGCGATCTGCTTTGTCTCTACGCTGATGCCTTTATTGTCCGGCACTAATGCTTTGGGTACCGAAGCCGTATCGCTCATATTTCCTGTTGTCACAGGCACCTGTTCTGCAGGCCCCTGCACTAAATAATACGCCGACAGCACAACCAGGACGGCAAGCATGGACAATAACCAAACCGTTTGCTTTTTCAATACCATACGTACTCAGCCTCCTTAAGCTTTTTTGGGCAGAATTGAAATTTTATAGGAAGGGACAGCAAGTACTTTTTGTACCGCCTCCAATATCCACGCTTTAACCTGAAGATTCCCAGCTCCGGCTGCCACGACGACAACACCGCGAACTTTCGGTTTGACGGTTTTCATGACAACGGGTCGGTCTCCTCCTCCGTCTTTTGTGATCACGACCTGCTCCTGCATCGATTCACTGCTGATGTCACGAGTGGCACCTTTATCCGCTTCACGTGTTGTCTGCGTCTGTCTATTGGTATTTTTCTCAACAACGATTTCTTCCGTTGATTCAAGATTAACCATCACGGAAACCTCGCCTACACCCGTAATGGTCTGCAGTACATCCTTCAGCTTTTTCTCATACATTTTTTCATACTCTTCCATGGTGTATGATTCTTGCTTCTTCTGGGCAAATACCGCCTGTTCACCCTCCGCTTGCGACGGAGTGGGTGTAGCATGCGGCAACTGTTCTTCTAGATTGTAAAAGGAGCTAAACAGCATCATAGCTACACCCAGCGCACCTGCGATAATCAACCATTGCATAGCGCCCATCTTTTTGCTCCCGCCCTCTTTCTTGCTCATCCACTACCCTCCTCTCTTGCGCCCAACCACGTTACACGAACGGTATCCTGCGGCACATCCCACATACCGGCGATCGTTTCAGCAATGTTTCTTTCCATTCGGCTCTGTTCTGCAAGCGCTTCGACAGATGCCTCGCTTTGGGTTGAAGGTGGTGTTGTATCTTTTTGTTTCGTGAGTGCGATCTCTATTTGAACCGGCTCCATCGGCTCGACTGCCACGCGCTCGCTGCTCTGCCCCTTCGCCTCTGCATCCGTCTTTTTCTGTGCTAGTACAACTTCAATCCCTACGATTGGCTGCTTGGCCGTTTGATCTTGTGCATGCACTTTTACTTGAACGTTCTCTACCTTTACTCCATAATTTGCTTCGACTTGTTTTTTAATAAGCTCGCTGATTTGCGTTTGAACATAGCGTCTAGCCTCTGCATCATTTTGTTCAGCAAGTCTTTTGGCTAAC encodes:
- the spoIIIAF gene encoding stage III sporulation protein AF, yielding MMAMLILWLKKIILLVLLATFLDLLLPNGAYSKYVKLVMGLLILLALLSPVLDLFRKDISLAQLTFSAGDKVTKESNPDFARVESLAKRLAEQNDAEARRYVQTQISELIKKQVEANYGVKVENVQVKVHAQDQTAKQPIVGIEVVLAQKKTDAEAKGQSSERVAVEPMEPVQIEIALTKQKDTTPPSTQSEASVEALAEQSRMERNIAETIAGMWDVPQDTVRVTWLGAREEGSG